The following are from one region of the Stigmatella ashevillena genome:
- a CDS encoding glycoside hydrolase family 3 N-terminal domain-containing protein, producing the protein MDLRNGNQGQGGIQFASGKNGTPRPAPSNSQLAGPDIHHRVETLLEQMTLEEKAGQLAQYSVGTPTGPGTGRNDYETLVRTGAAGSLLNVVGAQETNRYQRIAVEQSRLKIPLLFGFDVIHGYRTTLPIPLGMAASFDTALVEQSMRLAAAEAAAEGIRWAFSPMVDIARDARWGRVAESSGEDPHLGSAMARAYVRGYQGPSLSEPTSVAASVKHFAGYGAAEGGRDYNTVDMSDVSLRQVYLPPFQAAVEEGAATLMSAFHSHNGVPATANAYLMTHILREEWGFNGFVVSDWTAVAELVNHGIALDGPAAALKALTAGVEMDMESHLYGPEIPRMVRTGRLSLSVVDEAVRRVLRVKFALGLFENPLVDEKAAAYVATPQKRELARRMAEESFVLLKNEGGVLPLPSSGRKIALVGPLADAAAGMLGIWSAKGDPQDVVTLRAALERRLKDTGTLRCAQGTGVLSEETSGFQDAVAAAAVSDVVIAAMGEDETLSGEAGSRTSIELPGNQEQLLAALAATGKPLILIVFSGRPLALTNVQAHASTIVQAWQPGIEAGPALVNLLWGEVNFSGRLPVTFPRSTGQVPLYYNHLNTGRPAGKTDLTRPPSCPAEKYVSRYLDERNTPLYPFGHGLSYTTFDFAPPTLSASALTARELQQQAKDVLRVKTQVRNTGKVQGTVVAQLYLRILGASTAQPVRQLVGFQRVVLAPGESQELEFTLGFQELSFVDSRSLRGVEPHTRYDLWVGDSSEATQHTSFTME; encoded by the coding sequence ATGGATTTGCGGAACGGGAATCAGGGGCAGGGCGGCATCCAGTTCGCGAGCGGGAAGAACGGAACCCCTCGCCCGGCTCCGTCCAATTCACAGCTCGCTGGACCCGACATTCACCACCGTGTCGAAACGCTGCTCGAACAGATGACGCTCGAGGAGAAAGCAGGACAGCTTGCCCAGTACTCCGTGGGGACTCCCACGGGACCTGGCACGGGCCGCAACGACTACGAAACGCTGGTCCGCACCGGTGCCGCAGGCTCGCTGCTCAACGTGGTGGGCGCCCAGGAAACCAACCGTTACCAGCGCATCGCGGTCGAGCAGAGCCGCCTCAAGATTCCCCTGCTGTTTGGCTTCGATGTGATCCACGGCTACCGCACCACCCTGCCCATTCCCCTCGGCATGGCCGCGAGCTTCGACACGGCCCTGGTCGAGCAATCCATGCGTCTGGCCGCGGCGGAGGCCGCCGCCGAGGGGATCCGCTGGGCCTTCTCCCCCATGGTCGACATCGCCCGCGACGCCCGCTGGGGTCGCGTCGCCGAGAGCTCAGGAGAAGATCCCCATCTGGGATCCGCCATGGCCCGCGCGTATGTCCGGGGGTACCAGGGCCCATCGCTCTCCGAGCCCACCTCGGTGGCGGCCAGCGTGAAGCACTTCGCCGGTTATGGCGCGGCGGAAGGCGGCCGGGACTACAACACCGTCGACATGTCCGACGTGAGCCTGCGGCAAGTCTACCTGCCGCCCTTCCAGGCCGCCGTCGAGGAAGGCGCGGCCACCCTGATGAGCGCCTTCCATTCTCACAATGGGGTGCCCGCCACGGCCAATGCCTACCTCATGACCCACATCTTGAGGGAAGAGTGGGGGTTCAACGGCTTCGTGGTCAGTGATTGGACGGCGGTGGCGGAACTGGTGAACCACGGCATCGCCCTGGATGGTCCCGCCGCCGCGCTCAAGGCGCTGACCGCGGGCGTCGAGATGGACATGGAATCGCATCTCTACGGACCCGAGATTCCACGGATGGTGCGCACGGGAAGGCTCAGCCTGTCGGTGGTGGATGAGGCCGTGCGCCGCGTGCTGCGCGTCAAGTTCGCGCTCGGCCTGTTCGAGAACCCGCTCGTGGACGAGAAGGCGGCGGCCTATGTGGCCACTCCGCAGAAGCGCGAGCTCGCCCGGCGCATGGCAGAGGAGTCCTTCGTCCTGCTCAAGAACGAGGGCGGCGTGCTGCCCCTGCCCTCCTCGGGCCGGAAGATTGCCCTGGTCGGTCCCTTGGCGGACGCGGCGGCCGGCATGCTGGGCATCTGGAGCGCCAAGGGAGATCCCCAGGACGTGGTGACCCTGCGCGCCGCGCTGGAGCGCCGTCTGAAGGACACGGGCACCCTGCGCTGCGCCCAGGGCACTGGCGTCCTCTCGGAAGAGACCTCGGGATTCCAAGACGCAGTGGCGGCGGCGGCGGTCTCGGACGTGGTGATCGCCGCGATGGGCGAGGACGAAACCCTGAGTGGCGAAGCCGGCTCCCGGACCTCCATCGAGCTGCCGGGCAACCAAGAGCAACTGCTCGCGGCACTCGCCGCCACGGGCAAGCCCCTGATCCTGATCGTCTTCAGTGGCCGTCCGCTGGCCCTCACGAACGTGCAGGCCCACGCATCGACCATCGTGCAAGCGTGGCAACCCGGCATCGAAGCGGGCCCCGCGCTCGTGAACCTCCTGTGGGGCGAGGTGAACTTCAGTGGTCGGCTCCCGGTCACCTTTCCCCGGAGCACCGGGCAGGTGCCGCTCTACTACAACCACCTGAACACCGGCCGCCCGGCGGGAAAGACAGACCTGACGCGCCCGCCCTCATGTCCGGCGGAGAAGTATGTCTCGCGCTACCTGGACGAGCGCAACACGCCGCTCTACCCCTTTGGCCACGGCCTCTCCTACACCACGTTCGACTTCGCTCCGCCCACGTTGAGCGCCTCGGCCCTCACGGCGCGCGAGCTCCAGCAGCAGGCCAAGGACGTGCTGCGCGTGAAGACCCAGGTGCGCAACACAGGCAAGGTCCAAGGCACGGTGGTGGCCCAGCTCTACCTGCGCATCCTGGGCGCGAGCACCGCTCAACCCGTGCGTCAACTCGTGGGCTTCCAGCGCGTCGTGCTGGCTCCGGGCGAGTCCCAAGAGCTGGAGTTCACCCTGGGTTTCCAGGAGCTGTCGTTCGTCGACTCACGTTCGCTGCGCGGCGTGGAGCCCCACACGCGCTATGACCTCTGGGTGGGCGACAGCTCGGAGGCCACCCAGCACACGTCCTTCACGATGGAGTGA
- a CDS encoding TetR/AcrR family transcriptional regulator, which produces MGHSRADKAESHERIVKVAADRFREAGIDGIGVADLMKDAGLSHGGFYRHFESREDLVAEAIECALEDGGRRVTEALKRGKVPSLAALVDAYLSTAHRDTLATSCAVASLAGDVARSNDRARAAYSRQVEEYLGLLGQLMAKEPSEAVRAKAISTLSTLVGAVAMARAVNDEKLSLEILKTAAEALKSRLG; this is translated from the coding sequence ATGGGTCATTCGCGGGCAGACAAGGCAGAGAGTCACGAGCGCATCGTGAAGGTGGCGGCGGACCGGTTCCGCGAGGCTGGCATTGACGGGATTGGGGTGGCCGACCTCATGAAGGACGCCGGGCTGAGCCACGGCGGCTTCTACCGGCACTTCGAGTCGCGGGAGGATCTCGTGGCGGAAGCGATCGAGTGCGCGCTGGAGGACGGCGGCCGGCGGGTGACCGAGGCCTTGAAGCGCGGCAAGGTTCCCTCCTTGGCGGCGCTGGTGGATGCGTATCTCAGCACCGCGCACCGGGACACCCTGGCCACGAGCTGTGCCGTGGCGTCGCTGGCCGGAGATGTCGCTCGGAGCAATGACCGAGCGCGGGCCGCCTATTCGCGTCAGGTGGAGGAGTACCTCGGCCTGCTCGGCCAGTTGATGGCGAAGGAACCCTCCGAAGCGGTGAGGGCCAAGGCCATCTCCACCCTGAGCACGTTGGTGGGAGCGGTGGCGATGGCCCGGGCCGTCAACGACGAGAAGCTGTCCTTGGAGATCCTCAAGACGGCGGCCGAGGCATTGAAGTCGCGCCTCGGTTGA
- a CDS encoding excisionase family DNA-binding protein, whose protein sequence is MEDLIRRMTPVAAPPEQQAQVVALSKALAGMIHPPRRRAPKCQLVGPKGETIPLPESVFYVLERVAEIMARGDSITVVPVGRELTTQQAADLLNVSRQYLVRLLDEGLMPFRKTGKHRKLRIEDVLTFKKKRDKGRRAGLRELSQMTQEFGGYDSELK, encoded by the coding sequence ATGGAAGACCTCATCCGCCGGATGACTCCGGTCGCCGCTCCGCCCGAGCAGCAGGCGCAGGTCGTCGCGCTGTCCAAGGCCCTCGCGGGGATGATTCACCCGCCAAGGAGACGAGCCCCCAAGTGCCAGCTTGTCGGTCCCAAGGGAGAGACCATCCCGCTCCCAGAGTCGGTCTTCTATGTTCTTGAGCGCGTGGCAGAGATCATGGCGCGGGGGGATTCAATCACCGTCGTACCGGTTGGCCGCGAGCTCACCACTCAGCAGGCAGCCGATCTCCTCAACGTCTCTCGCCAGTATCTCGTACGGCTTCTGGACGAGGGCCTCATGCCATTCCGCAAGACTGGCAAGCACCGCAAGCTGAGGATTGAAGACGTGCTCACCTTCAAGAAGAAGCGCGACAAGGGTCGGCGCGCGGGTCTTCGCGAACTCTCTCAGATGACTCAGGAATTCGGCGGCTACGATTCCGAACTGAAGTAG
- a CDS encoding enoyl-CoA hydratase/isomerase family protein → MTSALTQLDIARVTEAYWRVTFRHPPINLVDPDTLTQLQQLVGQIEADPHLKVVVFDSANPDFYLARYDLSRAAETPVAPGPTGLPTWIDLTTRLSQTRVVSIASVRGRARGAGSEFTLACDLRFASLEKALFGQPEVPAGIIPGGGALERLPRLVGRARALEIVLGGDDFDASTAERYGWINRAVPDAELDAFVDTFARRIASFDAQALGEAKRLVNRTGLPSAADLLETQTTFFSALHWPGARTRGAKARELSAAQPRDFELRLGHHLGQLGSSTP, encoded by the coding sequence ATGACTTCTGCATTGACTCAATTGGACATTGCCCGCGTGACGGAGGCGTACTGGCGCGTCACGTTCCGCCATCCACCGATCAACCTGGTGGACCCGGATACCCTCACGCAATTGCAGCAACTCGTGGGCCAGATAGAGGCGGATCCGCATCTGAAGGTTGTCGTGTTCGACAGCGCCAATCCCGACTTCTATCTGGCGCGCTATGACCTGTCGCGTGCCGCCGAGACGCCCGTCGCTCCCGGTCCCACGGGGCTGCCCACCTGGATCGACCTGACCACCCGCCTGTCGCAGACGCGTGTCGTCAGCATTGCCTCGGTTCGAGGGCGGGCACGCGGCGCCGGGAGTGAATTCACGCTGGCGTGTGATCTCCGCTTCGCGAGCCTGGAGAAAGCCCTCTTCGGCCAGCCGGAGGTGCCCGCTGGCATCATTCCGGGCGGAGGCGCCCTGGAGCGGTTGCCTCGGCTGGTGGGCCGGGCGCGTGCCTTGGAGATCGTCCTGGGCGGCGATGACTTCGACGCCTCCACGGCCGAACGCTACGGCTGGATCAACCGGGCCGTCCCAGATGCGGAGTTGGATGCATTCGTCGACACCTTCGCGCGGCGTATCGCGTCCTTCGATGCCCAGGCCCTGGGCGAGGCCAAGCGGCTCGTCAACCGGACCGGCCTGCCGTCAGCCGCGGACCTGCTGGAAACCCAGACGACCTTCTTCTCGGCGCTCCATTGGCCCGGTGCCCGGACACGTGGCGCCAAGGCACGCGAGCTTTCCGCCGCCCAACCCCGGGATTTCGAGCTGCGGCTCGGTCACCACCTTGGACAACTCGGCTCATCCACCCCATGA
- a CDS encoding ABC transporter permease: MNRSMRIGIVLASALAILAPLLLVVWQSFLDGPFFARNVHPTLGAYQFVFEDPDFYRALGNSVLVAAGMTLIAVPVGALLAFLLVRTDLPGRRWIEPLILTPMFISSIVLAFGFVVAFGPVGVVSLWVKGWAGTLPWDLYSRTSLILIAGLTHAPHVFLYAATALRSLGSDVEEAARSMGAGPLRVAATVSLPMIRPALLYAGVLVFFLGFELFGLPLVLADPQGELVLATYLYKLTNVLGIPSYQLMAVVVMVIVAIAVPLVALQNRLLQGANRYVSIQGKAQSSRPIALGMWRWPAAALIALWLFTVVVAPVCALVLRAFVSSWGEGVDLAGALTLDHFRDLARYPNLMRGIANTLVLAAVGGAASVAVYTLINLAVHRWRSAWARSIDYLVLLPRAMPGIVAGLAIFWVFLFFPPLRPFRQTLLALWVAYTLVWMAYGMRLVSSSLLQIGPELEEVGRVVGASAGRVSWDVTLPLIRAGLLGSWMLVFVTFAREYSTGVYLLGPGTEVIGSLLVSLWAAGAVDTVVALSVINIAIIGGGLLLLPLFGRKAHHG, from the coding sequence ATGAACCGCTCGATGCGAATCGGCATTGTCCTGGCCTCCGCCCTGGCGATCCTCGCGCCCCTGCTGCTGGTCGTCTGGCAGAGCTTCCTGGACGGTCCCTTCTTCGCTCGCAACGTTCACCCCACGCTGGGGGCCTACCAGTTCGTCTTCGAGGATCCGGATTTCTACCGCGCGCTGGGCAACTCGGTGCTGGTGGCCGCAGGAATGACACTCATCGCCGTTCCCGTGGGGGCACTGCTGGCCTTCCTGCTGGTGCGCACGGACCTGCCGGGCCGACGGTGGATCGAGCCGCTCATCCTCACGCCGATGTTCATCTCTTCCATCGTGCTGGCGTTCGGCTTCGTGGTGGCCTTCGGGCCGGTGGGCGTCGTCAGCCTGTGGGTGAAGGGCTGGGCGGGCACGCTGCCGTGGGACCTCTACTCCCGGACGTCGCTCATCCTCATCGCGGGCCTCACGCACGCGCCCCACGTGTTCCTCTACGCCGCCACGGCGCTGCGCAGCCTGGGCTCGGACGTGGAGGAGGCAGCGCGCTCCATGGGCGCCGGGCCGCTCCGGGTCGCGGCCACCGTCAGCCTGCCGATGATCCGTCCCGCGCTGCTGTACGCGGGCGTGCTGGTCTTCTTCCTGGGCTTCGAGCTGTTCGGCCTGCCGCTGGTGCTGGCCGACCCCCAAGGGGAGCTGGTGCTGGCCACCTACCTCTATAAGCTGACCAACGTGCTGGGCATCCCCTCCTATCAACTGATGGCGGTGGTGGTGATGGTCATCGTCGCCATCGCGGTCCCCCTGGTGGCGTTGCAGAACCGGCTGCTCCAGGGCGCCAACCGCTACGTGTCCATCCAGGGCAAGGCCCAGAGTTCGCGGCCCATCGCCCTGGGCATGTGGCGCTGGCCCGCGGCAGCGCTCATCGCGCTCTGGCTGTTCACGGTGGTGGTGGCACCCGTGTGCGCGCTGGTGTTGCGCGCCTTCGTGTCGAGTTGGGGCGAGGGCGTGGACCTGGCGGGCGCGCTGACGCTGGACCACTTCCGCGATCTGGCCCGCTACCCCAACCTGATGCGGGGCATCGCCAACACCTTGGTGCTGGCCGCAGTGGGAGGGGCCGCGTCGGTGGCCGTCTATACGCTCATCAACCTCGCGGTGCACCGCTGGCGCTCGGCCTGGGCGAGGAGCATCGATTACCTCGTGCTGCTGCCGCGGGCCATGCCGGGCATCGTCGCCGGTCTGGCCATCTTCTGGGTCTTCCTCTTCTTTCCCCCGCTGCGGCCGTTCCGGCAGACATTGCTGGCCCTGTGGGTGGCCTACACGCTGGTGTGGATGGCCTACGGCATGCGCTTGGTGTCCAGCAGCCTGCTGCAAATCGGACCGGAACTGGAGGAGGTCGGCCGAGTGGTGGGCGCTTCCGCGGGTCGCGTCAGCTGGGACGTCACGCTGCCGCTGATTCGCGCGGGGCTCCTGGGCAGTTGGATGCTCGTGTTCGTCACCTTCGCGCGAGAGTACTCCACGGGCGTCTACCTGCTGGGGCCAGGAACGGAAGTGATTGGCTCGCTGCTCGTGTCACTCTGGGCCGCAGGCGCGGTGGACACCGTCGTCGCCCTGTCGGTCATCAACATCGCGATCATCGGCGGAGGGCTTCTGCTGCTCCCCTTGTTCGGAAGGAAGGCACACCATGGCTAG
- a CDS encoding ABC transporter substrate-binding protein — translation MKRILTVLTAALWLTGATPEGSSATPPDGYPLSYAHIIEAARQEGSLSIYSATDASEAAPLIRAFEATYPGVRVEYADQNSTELYSRFIAEVAAGQGTADLVWSSAMDLQVKLIHDGYAQAYASPEKPNLPDWAVWKDEGYGVTAEPLVIAYNKRLMPPGDVPRTRADLERLLRAKKDFYQGKVASYDPERSGVGFLFISQDVQVRQDTWRLVEALAGTQPRLYTSTGAMLERLVSGEHLLVYNMIGSYALQRQKKDPSVGIVFPADFTLTLSRIAFIPTEARHPNAAKLFLDFLLSKRGQALLAQRDMSPVRADLGDTGVPTPPAEQVRAIRVGPQLLANLDPLTRLRFLKQWKRIVRGR, via the coding sequence TTGAAAAGAATCCTGACCGTCCTGACGGCGGCCCTGTGGCTGACAGGCGCCACACCCGAAGGCTCCTCCGCCACGCCTCCCGACGGTTACCCCCTCTCCTACGCGCACATCATCGAGGCGGCACGCCAGGAGGGCTCATTGAGCATCTACTCCGCCACCGACGCGAGTGAGGCCGCACCGCTCATCCGCGCGTTCGAGGCCACCTATCCCGGCGTGCGCGTCGAGTACGCGGACCAGAACTCCACGGAGCTCTACAGCCGCTTCATCGCCGAGGTGGCGGCTGGACAAGGCACGGCGGACCTCGTCTGGAGTTCGGCGATGGATCTCCAGGTCAAGCTCATCCATGACGGCTACGCGCAGGCGTATGCCTCGCCGGAAAAGCCGAACCTGCCGGACTGGGCCGTGTGGAAGGACGAGGGCTATGGCGTCACCGCCGAGCCGCTCGTCATCGCCTACAACAAGCGGCTGATGCCGCCGGGGGATGTGCCTCGCACGCGCGCGGACCTGGAGCGGCTGCTGCGCGCGAAGAAGGACTTCTACCAGGGCAAGGTCGCCAGCTACGACCCGGAGCGCAGCGGCGTGGGTTTCCTGTTCATCTCGCAGGATGTGCAGGTCCGCCAGGACACATGGCGTCTGGTGGAGGCCCTGGCCGGTACCCAGCCCCGGCTCTACACCTCCACGGGCGCGATGCTGGAGCGGCTCGTCTCCGGCGAGCACCTACTCGTCTACAACATGATCGGCTCCTATGCCTTGCAGCGGCAGAAGAAGGACCCGTCGGTGGGCATCGTCTTCCCGGCCGACTTCACGCTGACGCTCTCCCGCATCGCCTTCATTCCCACGGAGGCCCGCCACCCCAACGCCGCGAAGCTGTTCTTGGACTTCCTGTTGTCCAAGCGGGGCCAGGCCCTGCTGGCCCAACGCGACATGTCCCCGGTGAGGGCCGATCTGGGCGACACCGGCGTTCCCACGCCTCCCGCCGAGCAGGTGCGCGCCATCCGCGTGGGCCCGCAGCTGCTGGCCAATCTCGACCCGCTCACCCGCCTGCGCTTCCTCAAGCAGTGGAAACGCATCGTGCGTGGCCGCTGA
- a CDS encoding epoxide hydrolase family protein, protein MTHPITPFRVAIADSALTDLRNRLKATRWPEQETAPGWSQGVPLSKLQALVEHWHSRYDWRRAEAQLNAFPQFRTEIDGLGIHFLHVRSKHEKALPILLTHGWPGSIFEFLKVIAPLTDPTAFGGKAEEAFHVVVPSLPGYGFSDKPTGRGWNAPRTAQAWGELMRRLGYSRWVAQGGDWGAAVTTVLGHLKPSGLAGIHLNWPLVFPEQIPSEGLSAEEKRAVEGALAFGGDGGGFSHMHSTRPQTLGYALADSPVGQAAWIYEKFHAWTDNTGEPESALSLDEMLDNITLYWLTNTGASSARYYLENSPSSFAGGRIELPVAASVFPRDIYRAPKSWAKQAYPQLIHWNEVDKGGHFAAFEQPGLFVRELRDGFRPLR, encoded by the coding sequence ATGACCCATCCCATCACTCCCTTTCGCGTGGCCATCGCAGACAGCGCGCTCACCGACCTCCGGAACAGGCTGAAGGCCACGCGCTGGCCGGAGCAAGAGACGGCCCCCGGCTGGTCGCAGGGCGTCCCCTTGTCGAAACTGCAAGCATTGGTGGAGCACTGGCACAGCCGGTATGACTGGCGCCGCGCGGAAGCACAACTCAACGCGTTTCCCCAATTCCGGACCGAGATCGACGGACTGGGCATTCACTTCCTGCATGTGCGCTCGAAGCACGAGAAGGCCCTGCCCATCTTGCTCACGCACGGTTGGCCCGGATCGATCTTCGAGTTCCTGAAGGTCATCGCGCCTCTCACCGATCCCACGGCGTTCGGCGGCAAGGCCGAGGAGGCCTTCCACGTGGTCGTGCCGTCGTTGCCAGGCTATGGCTTCTCCGACAAGCCGACCGGACGGGGCTGGAACGCGCCGCGCACCGCCCAGGCCTGGGGCGAGCTGATGCGGCGGCTCGGCTACTCGCGCTGGGTGGCGCAAGGCGGTGACTGGGGCGCCGCCGTCACCACGGTGCTGGGGCACCTCAAGCCGAGCGGCCTGGCCGGCATTCACCTCAACTGGCCGCTGGTCTTCCCCGAGCAGATTCCGTCCGAGGGCCTGTCCGCCGAAGAGAAGCGCGCGGTGGAAGGCGCCTTGGCGTTCGGCGGCGATGGCGGCGGGTTCTCGCACATGCACTCGACCCGGCCCCAAACCCTGGGCTACGCCCTGGCCGATTCACCAGTGGGTCAAGCCGCCTGGATCTACGAGAAGTTCCATGCATGGACCGACAACACCGGCGAACCAGAGAGCGCTTTGTCACTGGACGAGATGCTCGACAACATCACGCTCTACTGGCTCACGAATACTGGCGCCTCCTCCGCCCGCTACTATTTGGAGAACAGCCCGAGCAGCTTCGCCGGTGGCAGGATTGAGCTGCCAGTGGCCGCGTCGGTGTTCCCGCGAGACATCTACCGTGCTCCGAAGAGCTGGGCCAAGCAGGCTTATCCCCAGCTCATTCACTGGAACGAAGTCGACAAGGGCGGCCACTTCGCAGCCTTCGAGCAACCCGGACTCTTCGTGCGCGAATTACGGGACGGCTTTCGTCCTCTGAGGTGA
- a CDS encoding DUF2381 family protein: MVQPTPWLTLALCLLVAAPAFAQLPSPHRQRQDRRVSLPTQPGEPPPEVHVAPGYITVLMFNSPLERDSLEVDRTRFKWVDLGERTLNLEPAAELGASERLVVKVRFKDRALPSQAVLGLVAHPTEVDGRVEVDRRANTPEALLNALTLKTAEVEDLKARCEENGPVGLALSGWLTRDTSPIVIIEQEPSAETRGLQFRRGVGFQGGRSTLVTFHLLNRPDQRPWTLGQARLTEAGGGAATVLSAQMRPPSLAPGEKGLVVLEAATAPWVRGTEFSVELADASGQRLLFLNLRTQ; encoded by the coding sequence CTGGTCCAACCTACCCCCTGGCTGACCCTGGCCCTCTGCCTGCTGGTGGCGGCCCCGGCCTTTGCCCAGCTCCCATCGCCCCACCGACAGCGCCAAGACCGGCGCGTCTCCCTGCCCACCCAACCGGGAGAGCCCCCGCCCGAGGTACACGTGGCCCCGGGGTACATCACGGTCCTCATGTTCAACTCCCCGTTGGAGCGGGACTCCCTGGAGGTGGATCGGACGCGGTTCAAGTGGGTGGACCTGGGCGAGCGCACTCTCAACCTGGAGCCAGCCGCCGAGCTGGGTGCCAGCGAGCGGCTCGTGGTGAAGGTCCGTTTCAAGGACAGAGCCTTGCCCTCCCAGGCCGTCTTGGGACTCGTTGCCCACCCCACCGAGGTGGATGGCAGGGTGGAGGTGGATCGGCGAGCGAACACCCCTGAGGCGCTCCTGAATGCGCTAACCCTCAAGACGGCCGAGGTGGAGGACCTCAAGGCCCGGTGCGAGGAGAACGGTCCGGTGGGGCTCGCGCTCTCCGGGTGGCTCACCCGAGACACCTCCCCGATTGTCATCATCGAGCAAGAGCCTTCGGCAGAGACCCGCGGCCTCCAGTTTCGGAGAGGCGTGGGTTTCCAAGGCGGACGCTCGACATTGGTGACCTTTCATCTGCTCAACCGCCCTGACCAGAGACCCTGGACTTTGGGGCAAGCGCGTCTCACCGAAGCAGGGGGCGGTGCAGCAACGGTCCTCTCGGCACAGATGAGGCCTCCATCATTGGCGCCCGGAGAAAAGGGGCTCGTCGTGTTGGAAGCAGCCACGGCCCCCTGGGTCCGAGGCACAGAATTCTCCGTGGAGCTGGCGGACGCCAGTGGTCAGCGGCTCCTCTTCTTGAACCTCAGAACACAGTAG
- a CDS encoding ABC transporter ATP-binding protein: MASLRVEDLHVRLGANDILKGISADFRDGDVVALLGRSGSGKSTLLRSIAGLETPERGRIHIGDRTIFDAAAKVNLPPEQRDLGLVFQSYALWPHKTVFDNIAYGLRLRKQPREAVDRAVREVMTGVGLEGYGERLPSQLSGGQQQRVALARALVYSPPLVLLDEPLSNLDAKLREEARVWIRGLIKRLGLTALFVTHDQVEAMAIADRIMLLEGGRMVQDGTPEQLYTEPQSLFAANFMGVNNTLTGRVVEHRGAEARLEVGGLSLWGQQRGGTESNGSATGVIRVEELELASSPGENRLPAHLDSSIYVGGRWEHQFQLAGHTLRATTRKALTPGAYTLAFPKERLWIF; encoded by the coding sequence ATGGCTAGCTTGCGCGTCGAGGATCTCCACGTCCGGCTGGGCGCCAATGACATCCTGAAGGGCATCAGCGCGGACTTCCGGGACGGCGATGTGGTGGCACTGCTCGGCCGCTCTGGCAGTGGCAAGTCGACGCTGCTGCGCTCCATCGCCGGGCTGGAGACACCCGAGCGGGGCCGCATCCACATCGGCGACCGGACGATCTTCGATGCGGCGGCGAAGGTGAACCTGCCGCCAGAGCAGCGCGACCTGGGGCTCGTCTTCCAGTCCTACGCGCTGTGGCCCCATAAGACGGTGTTCGACAACATCGCCTACGGCTTGAGGCTGCGCAAACAGCCGCGCGAGGCCGTGGACCGGGCGGTGCGCGAGGTGATGACGGGCGTGGGATTGGAAGGGTATGGCGAACGCCTGCCGAGCCAGTTGTCTGGAGGCCAGCAGCAACGTGTGGCCCTGGCGCGGGCGCTCGTCTACAGCCCGCCGCTCGTCCTCCTGGATGAGCCCCTGTCCAATTTGGACGCGAAGCTGCGCGAAGAGGCGCGCGTCTGGATTCGCGGCCTCATCAAGCGGTTGGGGCTCACCGCCCTCTTCGTCACCCATGATCAGGTGGAGGCAATGGCCATCGCCGACCGCATCATGCTCCTGGAAGGTGGGCGCATGGTGCAAGACGGCACGCCGGAGCAGCTCTACACAGAGCCCCAGAGCCTCTTCGCCGCGAATTTCATGGGGGTGAACAACACCCTGACGGGACGGGTGGTGGAGCATCGCGGCGCCGAGGCCCGATTGGAGGTGGGCGGGCTTTCGCTGTGGGGCCAACAGCGGGGTGGAACGGAGAGCAACGGATCCGCCACGGGCGTCATCCGCGTGGAGGAACTCGAGCTGGCATCCAGTCCTGGGGAGAACCGGCTGCCCGCGCACCTGGACAGCTCCATCTACGTCGGCGGCCGCTGGGAACACCAATTCCAGCTCGCGGGCCACACGCTGCGAGCCACCACGCGCAAGGCCCTGACCCCTGGCGCGTACACACTTGCGTTTCCCAAGGAGCGCCTGTGGATCTTCTGA
- a CDS encoding head protein, with protein MKIGELSLESQELLGRLRESAQSTEEKERFLAAMDALKFIAATGQSLDFEDYRNSLDAKAPPLAIEAFKTREEADAWLKGHPRPPHLAYVLIAGEYHVVMHVPELNRRRLISHPVLEFYLADMIRDGIPAPVATFDTREEAGAWLNHQPEPPRQVFIQIAGEPYLVVYHHRINLRAFYPTSMAAMPEHPGETEN; from the coding sequence ATGAAAATAGGAGAACTCTCCCTTGAATCACAGGAGCTCCTTGGGCGCCTCCGGGAATCAGCTCAATCCACGGAAGAGAAAGAACGGTTCCTGGCCGCCATGGATGCGCTCAAGTTCATCGCCGCGACTGGTCAATCCCTTGATTTCGAAGACTATCGCAACAGCCTCGATGCCAAGGCTCCTCCTCTGGCGATAGAAGCCTTCAAGACGCGCGAGGAGGCGGATGCCTGGCTGAAAGGACATCCCAGGCCACCGCATCTCGCCTATGTCCTCATTGCAGGCGAATACCACGTGGTCATGCATGTTCCCGAACTCAATCGCCGCAGGCTCATCTCTCACCCTGTTCTTGAGTTCTATCTTGCGGACATGATCCGTGACGGCATCCCTGCGCCCGTGGCCACCTTCGACACGCGCGAGGAAGCCGGAGCTTGGCTCAACCATCAGCCTGAACCGCCGCGCCAAGTCTTCATTCAAATCGCAGGCGAGCCCTACCTCGTTGTGTATCACCACAGGATCAACCTCCGCGCGTTCTACCCCACCTCCATGGCAGCGATGCCGGAGCACCCAGGCGAGACCGAGAACTGA